A genome region from Candidatus Poribacteria bacterium includes the following:
- a CDS encoding ABC transporter permease has product MNTSGTVTSQGHVFRKLLRHRSATIGASIILFFIFLAIFAPLIATHDPRQANVVERLSGWSATHYLGTDGVGRDIFSRIVYGTQISLRVGLIAMTFSIGFGTLFGAIAGYYGGRLDNAVMRVMDMMLAMPSILLAMVIVTILGQSLTNAIIAVSIVYIPQYARILRAAVLKVRELDYVVAAKVIGASDSRILLTTVLPNCIAPLIVQATLGIGAAILDAAGLSFLGLGAEIGEPEWGAMLNENRKFIRRAPLTVTAPGIAIFLIVLGFNLLGDALRDALDPQID; this is encoded by the coding sequence ATGAATACATCGGGGACTGTTACCAGCCAAGGACACGTTTTTCGGAAGTTGCTCCGACACCGTTCTGCGACTATTGGTGCCTCCATCATCCTATTTTTTATTTTTCTCGCTATCTTCGCGCCGCTCATTGCAACACACGATCCGAGACAGGCGAACGTCGTTGAACGTCTGAGCGGTTGGTCGGCGACGCACTACCTCGGCACCGATGGTGTGGGACGGGACATCTTCAGTAGGATTGTCTACGGCACTCAAATTTCTCTGCGGGTTGGACTTATCGCGATGACGTTTTCGATCGGGTTCGGCACGCTGTTCGGGGCAATCGCCGGTTATTACGGCGGTAGACTTGATAACGCTGTTATGCGTGTCATGGATATGATGCTTGCGATGCCGAGTATCCTCCTCGCCATGGTGATTGTCACCATTCTCGGACAGAGCCTCACGAATGCGATTATCGCTGTTTCTATCGTCTATATTCCGCAATACGCCCGCATTTTGCGTGCAGCCGTCCTGAAGGTCAGAGAATTAGATTATGTCGTCGCCGCGAAGGTCATTGGTGCAAGTGACAGTCGCATTCTCCTAACGACTGTGCTTCCGAACTGTATTGCGCCATTGATTGTCCAAGCCACGTTGGGTATCGGCGCAGCAATTTTAGATGCAGCGGGTCTCAGTTTTTTAGGACTCGGCGCGGAGATTGGCGAACCTGAATGGGGTGCGATGCTCAACGAGAACCGGAAGTTTATCCGCCGTGCCCCGCTCACTGTTACCGCCCCCGGTATCGCTATTTTTCTGATTGTCTTAGGTTTCAACCTCCTCGGCGATGCCCTCCGAGACGCACTTGATCCGCAGATAGATTGA
- the aroQ gene encoding type II 3-dehydroquinate dehydratase: protein MNILVLHGPNLHLLGKRQPEIYGHQTLADINATLDRHAAASPHEIVLKIFQSNHEGELVSIIGDHIDWADGILINPAAYTHTSVAIRDALSTVALPVIEIHLSNIYAREAFRHHSYISAVAVGVIGGFGTHSYTLALEAMIQILQQTQEN, encoded by the coding sequence ATGAACATACTCGTCCTTCACGGACCGAATCTGCATCTCTTAGGGAAACGCCAACCCGAAATCTATGGACACCAAACGTTAGCAGACATCAACGCCACGCTTGATCGGCACGCTGCAGCATCACCGCATGAGATTGTACTCAAAATCTTCCAGTCTAACCACGAAGGCGAACTCGTCTCTATCATCGGAGACCACATTGATTGGGCAGACGGCATCCTGATTAACCCCGCTGCCTATACGCATACCAGTGTCGCCATTCGAGATGCTCTTTCTACCGTCGCACTTCCCGTTATTGAGATTCATCTCTCCAACATCTATGCCCGCGAAGCGTTTCGGCATCATTCTTATATATCGGCGGTTGCTGTCGGAGTCATCGGCGGTTTCGGAACCCATAGTTATACCCTCGCCCTTGAGGCAATGATCCAGATTTTGCAACAAACTCAGGAGAATTAA
- a CDS encoding DegT/DnrJ/EryC1/StrS family aminotransferase — MAKNPFIPFSRPWIDDTEIEAVSQVLASKWISTGNRTREFERAFAEYLGVKHAIAVSSCTAALHLSLVVAGVGSGDEVITTPYTFTATAEAIRYVGAKPVFVDIQPDTLNIDVTQIEQAITQRTKAIMPVHFAGLPCDMDVLQDICRNHNLILIDDAAHAIPTEYKGQYIGNIGDLSAFSFYANKNLTTGEGGMITTNNDEFAKPLRTMRLHGIDKDAWARQSQRDIWRYDIATEGYKYNMTDIQAAIGLCQLMKLNKQHERRRDLAQIYQKELANFSQINTPVVPDNPNEHSWHLYIIQLPPGEREGFIGALREANIECSVHYIPLHLFEFYQKQYGYCIGDFPCAEAAFERVVSLPLHPGLTEEEIHIVIDAIGKIVG, encoded by the coding sequence ATGGCAAAAAATCCGTTTATACCGTTTAGTCGTCCTTGGATTGATGATACCGAAATAGAAGCCGTGAGTCAAGTGCTCGCTTCCAAATGGATCAGCACAGGTAACAGAACGCGCGAATTTGAACGTGCTTTTGCCGAATATCTCGGTGTCAAGCACGCGATCGCTGTCAGTTCTTGCACTGCTGCATTACATCTGAGTCTTGTTGTCGCTGGTGTTGGTAGTGGCGATGAAGTCATCACGACCCCTTATACCTTCACCGCAACCGCCGAAGCGATCCGGTATGTCGGCGCGAAACCCGTCTTTGTAGACATTCAGCCCGATACCTTGAACATCGACGTAACCCAGATTGAACAGGCTATCACACAGCGTACGAAGGCAATAATGCCCGTCCATTTCGCCGGACTCCCCTGTGATATGGATGTCCTCCAGGACATCTGCCGAAACCATAATCTCATACTCATTGACGACGCTGCCCACGCCATTCCAACTGAATACAAAGGGCAGTACATCGGCAACATCGGCGACCTCTCCGCTTTTAGTTTCTATGCGAATAAAAACCTCACGACAGGTGAGGGTGGTATGATTACCACCAACAACGATGAATTTGCCAAACCGCTCCGTACAATGCGGCTCCACGGGATCGACAAAGACGCTTGGGCACGTCAATCACAGCGCGACATCTGGCGGTATGACATCGCCACCGAGGGATATAAGTACAACATGACCGATATTCAAGCGGCGATAGGATTGTGCCAACTCATGAAGCTCAACAAGCAACATGAACGCCGCCGAGATCTCGCGCAGATATATCAAAAGGAACTGGCAAATTTCTCGCAAATCAACACACCAGTAGTACCCGATAATCCCAACGAGCATTCTTGGCACCTCTACATTATTCAACTCCCCCCCGGTGAACGCGAAGGATTTATCGGAGCCCTACGCGAGGCGAACATTGAATGCAGTGTCCACTATATCCCGTTACATCTCTTCGAGTTTTATCAGAAGCAATACGGTTATTGCATAGGTGATTTCCCGTGCGCTGAAGCAGCATTTGAACGCGTCGTGAGTCTCCCCCTTCATCCTGGACTAACCGAAGAGGAGATTCATATCGTAATCGATGCGATAGGGAAAATCGTGGGATAA
- a CDS encoding YkgJ family cysteine cluster protein: METPNPSNATLYQIIPAEVCFSCDVCCRFLEADSPLAPIFTEGEREKVIAAGADPALFRPQADGKSAQIQLKPHTDFYICPFFDPETSHCTIYPIRPLDCQLYPFALMFSKDGGAVVLGVDTLCPFGEEHLETEAFQRHIRDVINYIESEAVTAQITANWHIIGDYQETVKIVHRLRNSDCLIAMLQTN; the protein is encoded by the coding sequence ATGGAAACACCTAACCCGTCAAACGCCACGCTTTACCAAATTATCCCCGCCGAAGTGTGCTTCTCTTGTGATGTCTGTTGTCGGTTTTTGGAGGCGGACAGCCCACTCGCACCCATCTTCACAGAAGGAGAGAGGGAAAAGGTTATCGCAGCGGGTGCGGATCCCGCACTGTTCCGTCCACAAGCCGATGGGAAAAGCGCGCAGATTCAACTAAAACCCCACACAGATTTCTACATCTGCCCCTTTTTTGATCCAGAAACGAGCCACTGCACTATCTATCCAATCCGTCCGCTTGACTGCCAACTCTATCCGTTTGCGTTAATGTTCAGTAAAGACGGAGGCGCGGTTGTCCTCGGTGTGGATACCCTCTGTCCATTTGGTGAGGAACACCTTGAAACAGAAGCCTTCCAGCGTCACATCCGCGATGTCATCAATTACATTGAATCCGAGGCGGTTACAGCGCAGATCACTGCGAACTGGCACATCATCGGTGATTATCAAGAGACCGTGAAGATTGTCCACAGGCTTCGTAACAGTGATTGTCTAATCGCTATGCTTCAAACCAATTGA
- a CDS encoding phosphatidylglycerol lysyltransferase domain-containing protein: MFDLYAENEVGKPCQHTRLSSYAFAPLYIWRDHFTFYWGELAGHLCVFAKQNDDYFMPILPIPYEVGSCRYLKVVREAYQFMLESSRNPHIVRIENVPKEMLRFFKENGFSATLKETEYLYETETLSRLSGNRYKSKRSAYNAFVAKHPSVTLTPYCSADRDACFARCDAWRTERASQCNDDIYCVMLDNSRAAHRTAIADADALGLIGRVVRINGEIKAYTFGYPLNTDTFCVLFEVTDLRTKGLAQFIYREFCRELVGTYRWINAMDDSGLENLRRVKRSYHPTRLVPSYNIVSPPTVCSQA, encoded by the coding sequence ATGTTTGACTTATATGCAGAGAACGAAGTTGGGAAACCTTGCCAACACACGCGCTTGTCAAGTTATGCGTTTGCTCCGTTATATATATGGCGCGATCACTTCACATTTTATTGGGGAGAGTTGGCAGGACATCTGTGTGTTTTCGCAAAGCAGAACGACGATTATTTTATGCCAATTTTACCGATACCCTACGAAGTCGGGAGTTGTCGTTATTTGAAGGTGGTACGTGAGGCGTATCAGTTTATGTTGGAATCGAGTCGAAACCCACATATCGTCCGAATCGAAAATGTTCCGAAGGAGATGCTCCGTTTCTTTAAAGAAAATGGATTTTCTGCGACTTTGAAGGAGACGGAATATCTCTATGAAACAGAGACGCTTAGCCGACTAAGCGGGAATCGCTACAAGAGCAAACGGAGTGCCTACAATGCCTTTGTTGCAAAACACCCGTCGGTAACACTCACACCGTATTGTTCTGCCGATCGAGATGCCTGTTTCGCCCGCTGTGACGCATGGCGAACCGAACGTGCGTCGCAATGTAACGATGATATTTATTGTGTAATGCTTGATAATTCGCGTGCCGCACACCGAACCGCTATTGCAGACGCAGACGCACTCGGACTTATTGGTAGGGTTGTTCGTATCAATGGTGAGATCAAAGCCTATACCTTCGGCTATCCACTAAACACCGATACGTTTTGCGTCTTGTTTGAAGTCACAGATCTCCGCACAAAGGGACTGGCACAATTCATCTATCGCGAATTCTGTCGTGAATTAGTCGGGACTTACAGGTGGATTAACGCTATGGACGATTCCGGGTTGGAAAATCTAAGGCGCGTCAAACGTTCTTATCATCCGACTCGGTTGGTTCCATCCTATAACATCGTGAGTCCGCCAACCGTCTGCAGCCAAGCGTAA
- a CDS encoding threonine dehydratase has product MEAVTFQHILAARKVVARFLKQTPLIHYPELSERLGFQAYVKHENHHPTGSFKVRGGLNFMHHLPQAQREKGVLTATRGNHGQSIAYAAAQFGVKSTVVVPYGNNPEKNSAMRAFGAELIEHGADFDEALELCEKLQQERGLYYVHPCMEPALFHGVGTYSLEIFEDLPNVDAIIVPIGGGSGCCGAITVSKAINPNVKVIGVQAENAPAIYQSWKAGRRIETDSCDTIADGIATRAPFPLPLSIINKSIHDIVLLSESELEEGMRLALRWTHNLAEGAGAAPLAAAHKLTDTLTGKNVVMVMSGANLDTETLKSLLIHQL; this is encoded by the coding sequence GTGGAAGCAGTTACATTTCAACATATCCTTGCTGCGAGGAAGGTCGTGGCACGTTTTTTAAAACAGACACCTTTAATCCATTATCCCGAATTGTCCGAGCGTCTCGGATTCCAAGCGTATGTCAAACACGAAAATCACCATCCGACAGGTAGTTTTAAGGTACGTGGCGGACTAAATTTCATGCATCACCTGCCACAAGCACAACGCGAAAAAGGAGTTCTTACAGCGACCCGCGGGAATCACGGTCAGTCCATTGCTTATGCCGCAGCCCAGTTTGGGGTCAAATCAACAGTCGTTGTACCATACGGAAATAATCCGGAGAAGAACAGTGCGATGCGCGCCTTCGGTGCTGAATTGATTGAGCACGGTGCAGACTTTGACGAGGCACTCGAATTGTGCGAAAAACTCCAACAGGAACGCGGACTCTATTACGTGCATCCGTGCATGGAACCGGCACTTTTTCACGGGGTCGGTACTTATTCGCTTGAGATCTTTGAGGACCTCCCGAATGTAGATGCAATCATTGTACCCATCGGCGGAGGAAGTGGTTGTTGTGGTGCTATTACTGTCTCCAAAGCGATTAACCCAAATGTCAAAGTCATCGGCGTGCAAGCGGAAAACGCACCCGCTATCTACCAATCGTGGAAAGCCGGACGGCGTATAGAAACCGATTCCTGCGATACAATTGCAGACGGCATCGCGACGCGTGCCCCCTTCCCGCTGCCACTCTCCATCATCAACAAAAGTATTCACGACATTGTGCTGTTGAGTGAGTCAGAACTGGAGGAGGGTATGCGTTTGGCGTTGCGCTGGACACATAATTTGGCAGAAGGTGCCGGTGCGGCACCCCTCGCAGCAGCACATAAACTCACCGATACACTCACCGGTAAAAACGTGGTGATGGTAATGAGCGGCGCGAATCTGGATACAGAAACGCTTAAATCATTACTGATTCACCAATTATGA
- a CDS encoding CBS domain-containing protein, producing the protein MDARTLSLPISTLDYKQPVTVPVGSPVSVAIDTMQERGTGCVLVVDDDEQLVGIITERDLIRHVSGQRAAPVDFKVERVMTPDPETLRASDPIAFALNLMHLGHFRHLPLCVWDDQGEAYPIGIISTRDILEHIAIFIENQD; encoded by the coding sequence ATGGACGCAAGAACGCTGTCTCTACCAATTAGCACCCTCGATTACAAACAGCCCGTCACCGTGCCAGTCGGCTCTCCAGTTTCTGTTGCCATTGACACGATGCAAGAAAGGGGAACAGGGTGTGTCCTCGTCGTTGATGACGATGAACAGTTGGTTGGAATTATCACTGAGCGCGACTTAATCCGTCACGTGAGTGGGCAGCGCGCCGCACCTGTAGATTTTAAGGTTGAACGGGTTATGACACCGGATCCAGAAACACTACGCGCCAGTGACCCGATCGCCTTCGCATTAAACCTGATGCATCTCGGGCATTTCCGACACTTACCCCTCTGCGTCTGGGACGACCAAGGCGAAGCATACCCCATCGGAATAATTTCAACCCGCGATATTCTCGAACACATCGCTATATTCATAGAAAACCAAGATTAA
- a CDS encoding CBS domain-containing protein, translating to MLYDLAIDEELEQMDQEEALRAWDAREIQVSLKELMRPIVTIDINCSVNEAIDLLLSNNIGAAPVVEDGYLRGIFSERDVLNRILNKQVGDLDNVGVTQFMILEPQTANPEDSLSTAVLYMARGHYRHVPIVDTENRPIGMVSIRDVISYLVEEFSQEVLALPPRPVRDAMKAREGA from the coding sequence ATGCTGTACGATTTAGCTATTGATGAAGAATTAGAGCAGATGGACCAAGAAGAGGCATTAAGGGCATGGGACGCACGAGAAATTCAGGTGTCGCTAAAAGAGTTGATGCGACCTATTGTCACTATTGACATCAACTGCAGTGTGAACGAAGCAATTGATCTGCTGTTGTCAAATAACATCGGCGCAGCACCTGTTGTTGAAGACGGTTATCTTCGCGGGATTTTTAGTGAAAGAGATGTCCTAAACAGAATTCTCAATAAACAGGTAGGAGATCTCGATAACGTCGGCGTTACACAATTTATGATACTGGAGCCGCAGACAGCGAACCCTGAAGATTCTTTGAGCACCGCTGTTCTTTATATGGCGCGCGGCCACTATCGACACGTCCCTATTGTTGATACCGAGAACCGACCGATTGGCATGGTTTCGATTCGTGACGTAATCTCTTATCTCGTTGAGGAATTTTCCCAAGAAGTTTTAGCACTACCTCCGCGGCCCGTTCGAGATGCCATGAAAGCCCGAGAAGGTGCGTAA
- a CDS encoding 2-oxoacid:acceptor oxidoreductase subunit alpha: MRKPVEQIEAATILFAGDSGDGSQTIGTQMTETTALIGNDVATLPDYPAEIRAPAGSLAGISGFQLHFSSEQIHTPGDLCDALVAMNPAALKVHLHKLKPNGILIVNTDNFARRSLRLAGYEDSPLEDGTLAKYQVFPVELTRLTRKALETTDLSTREIDRCKNFFALGMILWLYNRSMEYTMKWIKTKFARKPQYIEANILALRAGNTYCEATEQFAVSYDVKPASFEPGTYRNIEGNMATVLGLIAASHQSGLPLVYGSYPITPASDILHGLAQYRNFGVVTMQMEDEIAAVGVAIGAAFSGSLGVTGSSGPGLALKSEAINLAMIAELPLVVCNIQRAGPSTGMPTKTEQSDLLQMFYGRNGESPIPIIAPSRPHDCFEAVYEACRIAVKYRTPVIFLSDLYIGMGAEPWRVPKLSELPEIKAGFAGREHAHGNGFEPYQRDPDTLARPWAKPGTPGLEHRIGGLEKSDITGHVSYDPENHQRMVEIRAEKVARVADEIPPTEVFGDQEGDILLLGWGGTYGAIRTAAENYRAEGLPVAHVHLRHLNPFPNDLADILNRFKKILIPELNTGQLLQLIRATYLIDAIGFNKVQGQPFHVFELETKVDQLLKELGHL; encoded by the coding sequence ATGCGCAAGCCAGTAGAGCAAATTGAGGCGGCGACTATCCTTTTTGCTGGCGACTCGGGTGATGGGTCGCAGACCATTGGCACACAAATGACTGAGACCACTGCACTCATTGGTAACGATGTCGCCACGCTACCCGATTATCCCGCTGAAATTCGAGCGCCCGCTGGATCTTTAGCTGGTATCTCCGGGTTCCAACTCCACTTCTCAAGCGAACAAATTCATACGCCAGGTGATCTCTGCGACGCACTTGTCGCAATGAACCCCGCCGCATTAAAAGTTCATCTGCACAAACTCAAACCCAATGGCATTCTTATTGTTAATACGGATAACTTTGCACGTCGCTCGCTACGTCTCGCTGGATATGAAGACAGTCCTCTCGAAGATGGGACCCTCGCAAAGTACCAAGTCTTCCCAGTCGAATTAACACGGCTCACTCGAAAAGCACTCGAAACAACGGATCTCTCTACGCGAGAAATTGATCGGTGTAAAAACTTTTTCGCGCTCGGTATGATCTTGTGGCTATATAACCGGTCCATGGAATATACAATGAAGTGGATAAAGACAAAGTTCGCCAGAAAGCCACAGTATATCGAAGCAAACATTCTTGCACTCCGTGCTGGCAATACTTACTGTGAGGCTACCGAACAATTCGCTGTCTCTTATGATGTGAAACCCGCATCCTTTGAACCTGGAACCTATCGCAACATTGAAGGAAACATGGCGACAGTGCTTGGGCTCATCGCAGCTTCGCATCAGTCCGGTCTTCCCCTCGTCTACGGCAGCTATCCGATAACACCCGCAAGCGATATCCTTCACGGTCTCGCCCAATACCGAAATTTCGGGGTCGTCACGATGCAGATGGAAGATGAGATTGCAGCTGTTGGGGTCGCAATCGGTGCCGCATTTAGTGGGTCACTCGGTGTCACGGGTAGCAGTGGTCCCGGGCTTGCTCTTAAATCGGAAGCCATTAATCTCGCTATGATTGCGGAACTTCCGCTCGTGGTCTGCAATATCCAACGGGCGGGTCCCTCAACCGGAATGCCCACAAAAACGGAACAGTCGGATCTCTTACAAATGTTTTACGGTCGGAACGGTGAGTCTCCTATTCCTATTATAGCTCCCTCGCGTCCGCACGACTGTTTTGAAGCGGTTTATGAAGCCTGCCGCATCGCCGTGAAGTATAGGACACCGGTGATTTTCCTCTCGGACCTCTATATTGGGATGGGTGCTGAACCTTGGCGGGTTCCCAAACTTTCTGAATTGCCAGAGATTAAAGCAGGTTTTGCGGGACGTGAACATGCCCATGGTAACGGGTTTGAACCCTATCAGCGCGACCCAGATACCTTGGCGCGTCCTTGGGCGAAACCCGGGACCCCCGGCTTAGAACACCGTATCGGCGGCTTAGAGAAATCCGATATAACCGGACATGTGAGTTATGACCCTGAAAATCATCAGCGGATGGTAGAAATCCGAGCAGAAAAGGTCGCTCGTGTTGCCGATGAAATACCGCCAACGGAGGTGTTTGGTGACCAGGAGGGGGACATTCTCCTTCTCGGATGGGGCGGCACTTACGGCGCAATCCGAACGGCAGCGGAAAACTACCGCGCAGAAGGACTTCCGGTCGCACACGTCCATCTCCGACATCTCAACCCTTTCCCCAACGACTTGGCAGATATTCTCAATAGATTTAAAAAGATTCTCATCCCCGAACTAAACACAGGTCAACTCCTTCAACTCATTCGTGCTACCTACCTTATCGATGCAATCGGATTCAACAAAGTACAGGGACAACCCTTCCACGTATTTGAGTTGGAGACTAAAGTCGACCAACTACTTAAAGAGTTAGGACACCTTTAG
- a CDS encoding 2-oxoacid:ferredoxin oxidoreductase subunit beta, with amino-acid sequence MKRKRTSRIPGGAPTLSKKDFESDQDVRWCPGCGDYSILAQTQRIMPELGIPRENIVFISGIGCSSRFPYYMNTYGFHTIHGRAPTIASGVKMANPDLSVWVITGDGDALSIGGNHFIHAMRRNFDINVLLFNNRIYGLTKGQYSPTSEQGKQTYSTPLGSLEAPFNPISLALASGATFVARSLDRDPDHLRTLIKSAFEHKGTSFIEIYQNCNIFNDGTFFPYTEKDTKSDNTVFLEHGEPLVFGAEHNKGIRLNGFQPEVVETTNGDYTTDDLIVHNQYAEDTTLANFLAGMSDTLDMPHPVGIFRSVRHPCYEDAMTNQINGAKDRVGEGDLEALLNAGETWTVS; translated from the coding sequence ATGAAAAGGAAAAGAACTTCACGGATTCCGGGGGGGGCACCTACCCTCTCCAAAAAAGATTTCGAGTCCGACCAAGATGTACGCTGGTGCCCCGGTTGCGGTGATTATTCCATTCTGGCACAGACCCAACGGATTATGCCTGAACTCGGTATCCCCCGCGAGAACATCGTCTTTATCTCCGGCATCGGATGTTCAAGTCGATTCCCCTACTACATGAACACCTACGGCTTCCACACCATCCACGGCAGAGCCCCAACGATCGCCTCCGGCGTAAAGATGGCGAATCCCGACCTCTCTGTCTGGGTTATCACGGGCGATGGGGATGCGCTTTCAATCGGTGGCAACCACTTTATCCATGCGATGCGCCGTAATTTCGACATCAACGTTTTGCTCTTCAACAATCGCATCTACGGACTCACCAAAGGTCAATATTCACCCACTTCAGAGCAAGGAAAACAGACGTACTCGACCCCGCTCGGTTCTCTGGAGGCCCCCTTTAATCCGATTAGCCTCGCTTTGGCTTCAGGGGCGACCTTTGTGGCGCGCTCCCTTGACCGAGATCCGGATCATTTGCGGACGCTGATTAAGTCAGCGTTTGAACATAAAGGCACCTCCTTCATTGAAATCTATCAAAACTGCAACATCTTTAACGATGGTACTTTCTTTCCATACACAGAGAAGGACACGAAGTCTGACAATACCGTATTCTTGGAGCACGGCGAACCCCTCGTTTTTGGCGCAGAACATAACAAAGGCATCCGACTCAACGGATTCCAACCTGAAGTCGTTGAGACCACAAATGGGGACTACACCACCGACGACCTCATCGTCCACAACCAATACGCTGAGGATACTACCTTGGCGAACTTCCTCGCCGGGATGAGTGATACGCTTGATATGCCGCACCCTGTTGGTATTTTCCGCAGTGTCCGACACCCGTGTTATGAAGATGCGATGACCAACCAGATCAACGGTGCAAAAGATCGGGTAGGCGAAGGCGACCTTGAGGCGTTACTCAACGCTGGTGAAACGTGGACTGTGTCGTAA
- a CDS encoding M55 family metallopeptidase has protein sequence MRIYILTDLEGVAMVSRFSQTREEGPLKQAAMKLLTQEVNAAVDGILDVDADAEIVVWDGHGTGGIDVLDFHPQAKLIARGPIRPPYYLDEGYDALFFVGQHAMAGTPNAPLSHTYSSVSIEYYKLNGKMIGEFGCRAALAGTFDLPTVFISGDDKAVSEAKELVPDIYGVETKQGLGQELALHLSPQRSRELIRETAATACQNITDIPPFKIDPPYEFEVRVLEGKSIDRYLERGAEKVDNRTVRWYSDDLCALSI, from the coding sequence ATGAGGATTTATATTTTAACTGACCTGGAAGGCGTTGCGATGGTATCTCGCTTCAGTCAAACCCGTGAGGAAGGTCCCCTGAAACAGGCAGCCATGAAACTATTGACGCAGGAAGTCAATGCTGCTGTCGATGGCATTCTGGATGTGGATGCGGACGCAGAAATTGTCGTCTGGGATGGACACGGGACTGGCGGAATTGATGTACTTGACTTTCATCCGCAGGCGAAACTCATTGCGCGGGGGCCAATTCGTCCGCCCTACTATCTTGACGAGGGTTACGATGCCCTCTTTTTCGTCGGGCAACACGCTATGGCAGGTACGCCGAACGCACCCTTAAGTCATACGTATTCTTCTGTGTCAATTGAATACTACAAACTCAACGGAAAGATGATTGGGGAATTCGGATGCCGTGCAGCCTTAGCAGGCACTTTTGATCTCCCAACGGTTTTCATCTCTGGCGACGATAAAGCCGTTTCGGAAGCGAAGGAACTTGTCCCTGACATTTATGGCGTTGAAACCAAACAAGGTCTCGGACAGGAACTGGCGTTACATCTATCGCCACAACGGTCGCGCGAACTGATCCGAGAAACTGCTGCGACTGCCTGCCAAAATATTACTGATATCCCACCGTTTAAAATTGATCCACCGTATGAATTTGAAGTTCGGGTGCTTGAAGGTAAATCAATTGATAGGTATCTGGAACGCGGTGCCGAGAAGGTTGACAATCGCACTGTCCGTTGGTATAGTGACGACCTATGTGCGTTGTCTATTTAG
- a CDS encoding type II toxin-antitoxin system RelE/ParE family toxin, with protein sequence MRNVPPRTIDFYQIPNGHEPFTRWFFSLRDTNIRRRIQARLIAIETGNLGDRKPVGEGVWELRLDFGPGYRVYYGEVDNTVVLILCGGDKSSQKRDIERAKNYWREYKERFRQ encoded by the coding sequence ATGCGTAATGTGCCTCCGCGGACAATAGATTTTTACCAGATTCCAAACGGTCACGAGCCTTTTACAAGATGGTTCTTTTCACTTCGGGATACAAACATACGACGACGCATTCAAGCACGGCTTATCGCTATTGAAACGGGGAACCTTGGAGATCGAAAACCCGTCGGTGAGGGGGTTTGGGAACTACGACTTGACTTCGGGCCAGGCTATCGTGTCTATTATGGTGAAGTGGATAATACAGTTGTTCTGATCCTTTGTGGAGGCGATAAGTCTTCGCAGAAACGAGATATTGAACGCGCGAAAAATTATTGGAGAGAATACAAAGAGAGGTTTAGACAATGA